The Huiozyma naganishii CBS 8797 chromosome 3, complete genome genome contains a region encoding:
- the KNAG0C03560 gene encoding uncharacterized protein (similar to Saccharomyces cerevisiae AST1 (YBL069W) and AST2 (YER101C); ancestral locus Anc_7.393) produces the protein MTDRILKNRDPFLENLTFDQQIPAPKEIALNEVKLRRVARPLRNVRFVPTKELVFRSKNGPMTFSYEKKLKIPVAKNKLIVEVRYVGLNPIDMKIKNGYTNPIYGEAGLGREYSGVITHVGEKLKDTWNEGDPVFGLYYHPHLAVGSLQSAILVDPSVDAIILRPEDLDEKEAAGSLFCLGTAFNILDRLEKKGFLKTESNILINGGASSVGMFAIQLLKRVYKVQTKLVVVTTGTSAEFLKKHFPDLTGDMIFINYLNCRGKSSRPLRKMISEEKAIVQDPTSGTDLEVTYSQGKFDVVLDFIGGYDILKHSQSLIHAGGSYVTTVGDYVADYKNDVFNQWDNPSANMRKMVGSMLYSYDYQHFYFDPNVKSASSNDWLNKCAALLDRQEVTCIIDKVYDWKDLKEAFSYMATQRAHGKVIMKVEKF, from the coding sequence ATGACTGATAGGATACTGAAAAATAGAGACCCATTTCTTGAGAACTTGACTTTTGATCAGCAAATCCCTGCACCTAAAGAGATTGCACTAAATGAGGTCAAACTGCGGCGAGTTGCAAGACCGCTGAGAAATGTTAGATTTGTTCCCACGAAGGAACTTGTATTCCGTTCCAAAAATGGACCAATGACGTTTTCCTATGAGAAGAAGCTCAAGATACCCGTTGCGAAGAATAAGCTTATAGTAGAAGTAAGATATGTCGGGCTTAACCCAATAGATATGAAGATTAAGAACGGATATACCAACCCAATTTACGGCGAAGCTGGGTTGGGAAGAGAGTACAGTGGTGTAATCACTCATGTTGGtgaaaagttgaaggacaCGTGGAACGAGGGTGACCCAGTTTTTGGCCTTTATTATCACCCCCATTTAGCGGTCGGTAGTTTACAAAGTGCTATTTTGGTCGATCCCAGTGTCGATGCCATAATATTAAGACCAGAGGACCTGGATGAGAAAGAGGCAGCTGGGTCTTTATTTTGTTTAGGGACAGCTTTCAACATATTAGACAGACTAGAGAAGAAAGGATTCTTGAAGACCGAGAGCAATATCTTAATCAATGGTGGTGCAAGCTCGGTTGGTATGTTTGCCATTCAACTTCTGAAAAGGGTTTACAAGGTCCAAACAAAGTTGGTTGTAGTGACCACAGGTACAAGTGCGGAATTTCTCAAGAAACACTTCCCGGATTTGACCGGTGACATGATCTTTATCAACTACCTAAATTGCAGGGGTAAATCCAGTAGGCCCCTCAGAAAAATGATAAGCGAGGAGAAAGCTATAGTCCAAGATCCCACGTCAGGGACAGATCTTGAAGTGACATATTCTCAAGGTAAATTCGACGTCGTTCTCGACTTTATTGGCGGATATGATATCTTAAAGCATTCTCAATCTCTAATTCATGCTGGGGGTTCATACGTCACGACGGTGGGTGATTATGTGGCCGATTATAAAAACGATGTTTTCAATCAATGGGACAACCCAAGTGCCAATATGAGGAAGATGGTGGGTTCGATGTTGTACTCTTACGATTACCAACATTTTTACTTTGACCCTAATGTTAAAtctgcttcttcaaatgaCTGGTTGAACAAATGTGCTGCTCTACTGGACCGTCAAGAAGTAACGTGTATTATCGACAAAGTCTATGATTggaaagatttgaaggaggCTTTTTCTTATATGGCGACCCAAAGAGCACATGGGAAAGTGATTATGAAGgtggaaaagttttga
- the KNAG0C03570 gene encoding ribose-phosphate diphosphokinase (similar to Saccharomyces cerevisiae PRS4 (YBL068W) and PRS2 (YER099C); ancestral locus Anc_7.391) encodes MSSNSIKLLAGNSHPVLAELISKRLGIPLSKVGVYQYSNKETSVTIGESIRDEDVYIIQTGIGQEEINDFLMELLILIHACKAASARRITAVIPNFPYARQDKKDKSRAPITAKLVANLLETAGCDHIITMDLHASQIQGFFHISVDNLYAEPSFLNYMKLKVDLKNAILVSPDAGGAKRVASLADKMDLNFALIHKERQKANEVSRMVLVGDVTGKTCLIIDDMADTCGTLVKAANTLLEHGAKEVMAIVTHGIFSGSAREKLSNSSLHKVICTNTVPIELDLPRIEQVDISPTLAEAIRRLHNGESISYLFNFAPPL; translated from the coding sequence ATGTCGTCTAATAGCATTAAACTGCTGGCTGGTAACTCGCATCCAGTACTAGCTGAGTTGATTTCCAAGAGGCTAGGTATTCCCCTATCGAAAGTCGGGGTCTACCAATATTCCAACAAGGAAACCTCTGTCACCATTGGTGAAAGTATTAGAGATGAGGATGTTTACATCATTCAGACCGGGATTGGCCAGGAAGAGATTAACGATTTTCTGATGGAACTTCTAATACTGATCCATGCCTGTAAAGCAGCATCTGCCAGAAGAATCACTGCCGTTATTCCCAATTTCCCATACGCCAGACAagacaagaaggacaaaTCTCGTGCCCCAATCACCGCGAAATTGGTTGCTAACTTATTAGAAACGGCCGGCTGTGACCATATTATTACCATGGACCTGCACGCTTCTCAAATCCAAGGGTTCTTTCATATTTCCGTTGACAACTTGTACGCTGAGCCAAGTTTCTTGAACTATATGAAGTTGAAGGTTGACTTAAAAAATGCCATCTTGGTTTCACCTGATGCTGGTGGTGCTAAAAGGGTTGCCTCATTGGCTGATAAAATGGACTTGAATTTTGCTCTTATCCACAAAGAGAGACAAAAGGCTAACGAAGTGTCAAGAATGGTTCTAGTCGGTGATGTGACTGGCAAAACGTGTTTGATAATAGATGACATGGCAGATACTTGTGGTACTTTGGTGAAAGCCGCTAACACTCTACTGGAGCATGGCGCGAAAGAGGTGATGGCAATTGTCACACATGGTATTTTTTCAGGCTCCGCCCGAGAAAAAttgagcaacagcagtttaCATAAGGTAATTTGCACCAACACTGTGCCTATTGAGCTTGATTTACCGagaattgaacaagtcGATATCAGCCCGACTTTGGCTGAAGCCATTAGAAGATTGCACAATGGTGAATCGATCTCATACCTGTTTAATTTTGCTCCTCCATTATGA
- the KNAG0C03580 gene encoding uncharacterized protein (similar to Saccharomyces cerevisiae UBP13 (YBL067C) and UBP9 (YER098W); ancestral locus Anc_7.390): MLKRLLSVNRSHKHKDNSPESKVAGNGKPKRSSTISKRTAPRDHIPRAIPVDNFPKNGDNKQGVEDSQGNEPTVVRLDDLTGSSPGDSAAGGIPKEEIKLPQDLNVSYTFSTWSPATDQATAGSMPAQEINVTPPISSNTISLEPRVSKGLPFGDGSNKVFGYENFGNTCYCNSVLQCLYHLPEFRLRVLEYPEKPEEQERHRKRAMVGKHPRLFTRESFQTTDNLPKNAGKNSRSASSNSEDSNMGNGNAGEASSHHLHHFGNHYDNKNKRSSFISFGRHGSDNSKASKNEQAIEDDQKIEPVHSVIMAADNITEKLHEGCRTIIVGRKSLPSSIKLNSSWERENASSLEPRNNNGYSINSNSNSADPSAGANTAKSPIPADVYTSEQRKKNALITGPVLNIDHMVAVTAKPNLYNTLKEIFECITENENYTGVVSPTLFVKTLKKENVLFNTQMQQDAHEFLNFLLNDLNDYLQSRGQTYILNQFQGTVTNQIKCLTCDTITSSSEPFLDFPIEVEADEEKYIQNVMEHYQQRELLRGSNKFYCNECCGLQEAERLVGLKSLPKTLSLHLKRFKYSEEKNANVKLFNKIHYPLILNASSTFDSSVSKSYRLQGVVVHMGNGPHHGHYVSLCHTELFGWLLFDDETVESVDESYVLDFVGSHESPTTAYVLFYSEIDGSERAVQEIPAVYERDLFEATIKKLISLDNEVKRKQSEDKRQEEQNLAKARQALIQDADQAKGAGLRKGKPPAAPQGRSKSTSSKTFKRKSIMSFIKS; encoded by the coding sequence ATGCTGAAAAGGCTGCTATCTGTCAACAGATCGCATAAACATAAGGATAACTCCCCCGAGAGTAAAGTTGCGGGCAATGGGAAGCCCAAACGATCTTCTACCATATCGAAGCGTACGGCTCCTCGAGATCATATCCCTAGAGCCATACCTGTAGAcaactttccaaaaaatggAGATAATAAACAGGGTGTCGAGGATTCTCAAGGGAACGAGCCTACTGTGGTTCGATTAGATGATTTAACAGGGAGCAGCCCTGGTGATAGTGCTGCTGGAGGTATTCCCAAAGAAGAGATTAAACTACCCCAGGATTTGAACGTTTCATACACATTTTCGACATGGTCGCCCGCCACTGATCAAGCGACAGCAGGTAGCATGCCGGCACAGGAGATAAATGTGACCCCACCAATCAGCTCAAACACAATATCGTTGGAACCACGAGTAAGCAAGGGACTCCCATTTGGTGACGGTTCCAATAAAGTGTTTGGGTATGAGAACTTTGGAAACACGTGCTACTGCAATTCGGTACTACAATGCCTGTACCATCTTCCAGAGTTTAGGCTGCGGGTGCTCGAGTACCCTGAAAAGCCAGAGGAGCAAGAGAGACATAGAAAAAGGGCCATGGTCGGGAAACATCCGCGGTTGTTTACTCGAGAAAGTTTTCAGACCACTGATAATTTGCCGAAAAACGCAGGTAAAAACAGTAGGAGCGCTTCTTCCAACAGCGAAGACAGTAATATGGGAAACGGTAACGCTGGGGAAGCTTCTTCACATCATCTTCACCATTTTGGGAATCACTAcgacaacaaaaacaagagAAGCTCATTTATCTCCTTCGGTAGGCATGGATCAGATAATTCCAAAGCATCCAAAAACGAACAAGCTATTGAGGACGACCAAAAGATTGAGCCAGTGCATTCGGTGATCATGGCTGCTGATAACATCACAGAGAAACTGCATGAAGGCTGTCGAACTATTATAGTAGGCAGAAAATCCCTACCGTCATCGATCAAACTAAACAGTTCTTGGGAGAGGGAAAATGCGTCCTCCTTAGAGCCACGCAATAACAACGGCTACAGCATTAACAGTAACTCGAATAGTGCGGATCCATCAGCGGGTGCAAACACAGCAAAATCGCCAATCCCTGCCGATGTGTACACGAGTGAACAGCGGAAAAAGAATGCGTTAATAACAGGCCCAGTCTTAAACATCGATCACATGGTAGCGGTCACAGCGAAACCGAACCTTTACAATACACTAAAGGAGATCTTTGAATGCATAACGGAGAATGAGAATTATACTGGCGTAGTATCACCAACGCTGTTTGTAAAGACACtaaagaaagaaaacgtTTTGTTCAACACACAAATGCAACAGGATGCACACGAATTTCTCAACTTTCTGCTGAACGACTTGAACGATTATTTACAGTCTCGCGGACAAACGTACATTCTGAATCAGTTCCAGGGTACGGTCACTAACCAAATAAAATGTCTAACTTGTGATACTATCACATCAAGCAGTGAGCCGTTCCTGGATTTTCCTATTGAGGTCGAAGCTGACGAAGAAAAGTACATTCAGAATGTGATGGAGCACTACCAGCAGCGAGAACTTTTGAGAGGTTCTAATAAATTTTACTGTAACGAATGTTGTGGTCTGCAAGAGGCAGAACGACTGGTCGGTTTGAAAAGCTTGCCCAAAACTTTATCTCTGCATTTAAAACGGTTTAAGTACTCAGAGGAAAAGAACGCCAACGTTAAGTTGTTTAACAAAATCCATTATCCTTTGATTCTGAATGCCTCCTCCACATTCGACTCATCGGTTTCTAAATCATATAGGCTTCAGGGGGTAGTAGTTCATATGGGGAACGGACCTCATCATGGACACTACGTCTCCCTATGCCATACTGAGTTATTTGGTTGGTTGCTCTTCGATGACGAAACCGTGGAGTCTGTGGATGAAAGTTATGTCCTCGATTTTGTTGGAAGTCACGAAAGTCCCACAACGGCTTACGTTCTTTTTTACAGTGAAATTGATGGCTCAGAGAGGGCTGTGCAAGAAATACCTGCTGTATATGAGAGGGACCTTTTCGAAGCCACTATTAAAAAGCTTATATCCCTAGACAACGAAGTCAAAAGGAAACAATCAGAGGACAAACGGCAGGAGGAACAGAATTTAGCTAAGGCAAGACAGGCCTTGATTCAAGATGCTGACCAGGCGAAAGGAGCAGGACTCCGTAAAGGTAAACCCCCGGCAGCTCCTCAGGGTCGCAGTAAATCAACATCATCGAAAACATTTAAAAGAAAATCAATAATGAGCTTTATCAAGAGTTAA
- the RAD51 gene encoding recombinase RAD51 (similar to Saccharomyces cerevisiae RAD51 (YER095W); ancestral locus Anc_7.385) produces the protein MSTQTQEESQQEHHMSLMSASSHIDAGDTLPQSQTQLEVPEGGGSQQGSQQGAGNGAEEEDVALVSFVPLEKLQINGITSTDIKKLRESGLHTVEAVAYAPKKALLEIKGISETKADRLLNEAARLVPMGFVTAADFHMRRSEMICLTTGSKNLDTLLGGGVETGSITELYGEFRTGKSQLCHTLAVTCQIPLDIGGGEGKCLYIDTEGTFRPVRLVSIAQRFGLDPDDALNNVAYARAYNADHQLRLLDAAAQMMSESRFSLIIVDSVMALYRTDFSGRGELSARQMHLAKFMRALQRLADQFGVAVVVTNQVVAQVDGGMMFNPDPKKPIGGNIMAHSSTTRLGFRKGKGCQRLCKVADSPCLPEAECVFAIYEDGVGDPREEDE, from the coding sequence ATGTCAACGCAAACACAGGAGGAGAGCCAGCAGGAGCATCACATGTCGCTGATGTCCGCTTCGTCGCATATCGATGCTGGAGATACGTTGCCGCAGTCGCAGACACAGTTGGAGGTTCCCGAGGGGGGTGGTTCCCAGCAGGGGTCCCAACAGGGAGCGGGCAACGGTgctgaggaggaggatgtgGCGCTCGTGTCGTTCGTGCCGCTTGAAAAGTTACAGATTAATGGTATTACGTCCACGGATATTAAGAAGTTGAGGGAGAGCGGGCTGCACACGGTCGAGGCAGTCGCGTACGCCCCGAAGAAGGCGTTGTTGGAGATTAAAGGTATCTCGGAGACAAAGGCGGACCGGCTTTTGAATGAGGCTGCTAGGCTTGTGCCCATGGGGTTTGTCACCGCTGCAGACTTCCACATGCGTAGATCGGAAATGATATGTTTGACAACGGGTTCGAAAAACTTGGACACACTGCTAGGTGGCGGGGTCGAGACCGGGTCTATCACGGAACTGTACGGTGAGTTCAGAACGGGTAAGTCGCAACTGTGCCACACTCTGGCAGTCACTTGCCAGATACCGCTGGATATTGGCGGTGGCGAGGGGAAGTGCCTGTACATCGACACAGAGGGTACGTTCAGGCCAGTTAGGCTTGTATCGATCGCGCAGCGGTTCGGACTGGACCCAGACGACGCGCTGAACAACGTCGCTTACGCAAGAGCCTACAACGCAGACCACCAACTGCGGCTGCTGGACGCAGCTGCACAGATGATGAGCGAGTCTCGGTTTTCGCTCATTATTGTCGACTCCGTGATGGCTCTGTACAGAACAGACTTCTCCGGTCGTGGGGAACTGAGCGCAAGGCAGATGCATCTGGCAAAGTTCATGCGGGCGCTGCAACGGCTCGCCGACCAGTTTGGGGTCGCCGTTGTTGTGACTAACCAGGTCGTTGCGCAGGTCGACGGTGGGATGATGTTCAACCCGGACCCCAAAAAGCCGATCGGTGGGAACATCATGGCACACTCCTCTACAACAAGACTAGGGTTCAGGAAGGGGAAGGGCTGTCAGAGACTATGTAAAGTGGCCGACTCACCCTGTCTCCCCGAGGCAGAGTGTGTGTTCGCCATATACGAGGACGGTGTGGGTGATCCAAGAGAGGAGGATGAGTGA
- the PUP3 gene encoding proteasome core particle subunit beta 3 (similar to Saccharomyces cerevisiae PUP3 (YER094C); ancestral locus Anc_7.383), producing MSDPSSINGGICVAMAGKDCVAIACDLRLGSQSLGVSNNFEKIFHYGHVFMGMTGLATDVLTLSDVFRYKTNLYKLREDRMIEPETFTQLVSSTLYERRFGPYFVGPVVAGINSKTGKPFIAGFDLIGCIDEAKDFIVSGTASDQLFGMCESLYEPNLEADDLFETISQALLNAADRDALSGWGAVVYIIKKDKVIKKNLKMRQD from the coding sequence ATGTCGGATCCAAGTTCCATCAACGGTGGTATCTGTGTTGCCATGGCTGGGAAGGACTGTGTAGCCATTGCGTGCGACTTGCGTCTCGGGAGTCAATCGTTGGGTGTGTCGAAcaacttcgagaagatcTTTCACTACGGGCACGTGTTCATGGGGATGACTGGGCTGGCGACTGACGTGCTAACGTTGAGCGATGTGTTCCGTTACAAGACGAATCTGTACAAACTGAGGGAGGACCGGATGATTGAACCGGAAACTTTCACGCAATTGGTCTCCAGTACGCTCTACGAGAGGAGGTTTGGCCCCTATTTTGTAGGCCCAGTGGTGGCAGGGATCAACTCCAAGACGGGGAAACCGTTCATCGCAGGGTTCGACCTTATTGGGTGTATTGACGAGGCTAAAGATTTTATAGTTAGTGGGACTGCATCGGACCAATTGTTCGGTATGTGTGAATCCCTGTACGAACCAAATTTGGAGGCAGACGATCTTTTCGAGACTATAAGTCAGGCTCTTTTGAACGCAGCCGACCGTGACGCGCTGTCAGGTTGGGGCGCCGTTGTATACATcatcaagaaggacaaaGTGATAAAGAAGAACCTCAAGATGAGACAAGATTGA
- the AIM11 gene encoding Aim11p (similar to Saccharomyces cerevisiae YBL059W and YER093C-A; ancestral locus Anc_7.381) → MPLNEPPADDRKFRRGKEMSRFFVSTALTLFFSKLTHRTISMMKYRPTTFQANHVIPPMNSSTKLIAPQAVALSTGLSAGFFSMVVFGTCWIFDINSVQEFTLGFKRVLSPLSERIANKVPPMEDDEATSELENELKDLFKTDK, encoded by the exons ATGCCGCTCAATGAACCTCCTGCGGATGACAGGAAGTTTCGTCGGGGCAAGGAAATGTCTCGTTTCTTCGTCAGTACTGCGTTAACGCTTTTTTTCAGTAAACTAACCCATAGGACAATAAGCATGATGAAAT ATCGACCCACAACCTTCCAAGCAAACCACGTCATCCCACCAATGAATTCATCTACTAAACTTATAGCACCACAAGCGGTAGCCTTATCTACAGGCCTGTCTGctggtttcttctccatgGTGGTCTTTGGCACGTGTTGGATATTTGACATCAATTCGGTTCAGGAGTTTACTCTCGGTTTTAAGAGGGTGCTGTCCCCATTGTCGGAAAGAATTGCCAACAAAGTGCCTCCGATGGAAGACGACGAAGCTACTTCTGAATTGGAAAACGAACTGAAAGACCTATTCAAGACTGATAAATGA